From one Culex quinquefasciatus strain JHB chromosome 3, VPISU_Cqui_1.0_pri_paternal, whole genome shotgun sequence genomic stretch:
- the LOC6037556 gene encoding T-complex protein 1 subunit eta, with amino-acid sequence MQPQIVLLKEGTDTSQGKPQLISNINACQSIVDAVRTTLGPRGMDKLIVENNGKATISNDGATIMKLLDIVHPAAKTLVDIAKSQDAEVGDGTTSVVLLAGEFLKQLKPFIEEGVHPRIAIKAVRKALNLCVSRINELAFKIEKHDNEKHRALLEKCAATAMNSKLIHQQKDFFSKMVVDAVTTLDVLLPLNMIGIKKIAGGALEESMLIDGVAFKKTFAYAGFEMQPKSYENVKIALLNIELELKAERDNAEVRVDNVAEYQKVVDAEWQILYDKLEKIYKSGAQVVLSKLPIGDVATQYFADRDMFCAGRVQEEDLKRTLKACGGAVMTTVTDIDDKVLGKCAHFEERQVGGERFNIFQGCPNAKTCTMILRGGAEQFLEETERSLHDAIMIVRRTIRNDSVVAGGGAIEMELSKMLRDYSRTIAGKEQLLIGAIAKALEIIPRQLCDNAGFDATNILNKLRQKHAQGCQWYGVDILKEHIADNFEAFVWEPSVIKINALTAACEATCMILSVDETIKSPRSAGGEMPQAPMGRGMGRPF; translated from the exons GTCCGCACCACGTTGGGCCCGCGCGGCATGGACAAGCTGATCGTGGAGAACAACGGCAAGGCGACCATTTCGAACGACGGTGCCACCATCATGAAGCTGCTGGACATTGTCCATCCGGCGGCCAAAACGCTCGTCGACATTGCCAAGTCGCAGGACGCCGAGGTGGGTGACGGAACGACCAGCGTGGTGCTGCTGGCGGGCGAATTTCTCAAACAGCTGAAGCCTTTCATCGAGGAGGGCGTACATCCGCGGATTGCCATCAAGGCCGTCCGGAAGGCGCTGAACCTGTGCGTGTCGCGCATCAACGAGCTGGCGTTCAAGATCGAGAAGCACGACAACGAGAAGCACCGTGCCTTGCTGGAAAAGTGCGCGGCCACGGCGATGAACTCGAAGCTGATTCACCAGCAGAAGGACTTTTTCTCGAAGATGGTCGTCGACGCGGTTACGACGTTGGACGTGTTGCTGCCGTTGAACATGATCGGTATCAAGAAGATCGCCGGTGGAGCGCTGGAAGAATCGATGCTGATTGATGGTGTGGCCTTCAAGAAGACCTTCGCGTACGCCGGCTTCGAGATGCAGCCCAAATCGTACGAGAACGTCAAGATTGCGCTGTTGAACATCGAGCTGGAGCTGAAGGCCGAACGTGACAACGCGGAGGTGCGTGTCGATAATGTGGCCGAGTACCAGAAGGTGGTCGATGCCGAGTGGCAGATCCTGTACGACAAGCTGGAAAAGATCTACAAGTCGGGAGCTCAGGTCGTGCTGTCCAAGCTGCCCATTGGTGACGTCGCAACGCAGTACTTTGCCGACCGGGACATGTTCTGCGCTGGCCGCGTCCAGGAAGAGGATCTCAAGCGGACGCTGAAGGCGTGTGGTGGCGCCGTCATGACTACCGTGACGGACATTGACGACAAAGTGCTGGGCAAGTGCGCCCACTTCGAAGAGCGACAGGTTGGCGGCGAGCGGTTCAACATCTTCCAGGGTTGCCCGAACGCGAAAACTTGCACCATGATCCTACGCGGTGGAGCGGAACAGTTCCTGGAGGAGACGGAACGATCGCTGCATGACGCCATCATGATCGTGAGGCGTACGATCCGTAACGATTCCGTTGTTGCTG GTGGTGGCGCCATCGAGATGGAACTGTCCAAGATGCTGCGTGACTACTCGCGCACCATCGCCGGCAAGGAGCAGCTGCTGATTGGGGCGATCGCCAAGGCGCTGGAAATCATTCCCCGACAGCTGTGCGACAACGCCGGCTTCGACGCGACCAACATTCTGAACAAACTGCGACAGAAGCACGCACAAGGTTGCCAGTGGTACGGCGTGGACATCCTGAAGGAGCACATTGCGGACAACTTCGAGGCGTTCGTGTGGGAACCGTCGGTCATCAAGATCAACGCGTTGACGGCGGCCTGCGAGGCGACCTGCATGATCCTGTCGGTCGACGAAACGATCAAGAGTCCCAGATCGGCCGGCGGAGAAATGCCCCAGGCTCCGATGGGACGCGGCATGGGTCGTCCATTCTAA